A genomic stretch from Pararhizobium sp. IMCC21322 includes:
- a CDS encoding LysR family transcriptional regulator: MLELRELRNFVVVAARLNITNAAHEVNLSQPALSRQIQALERKLGVDLFHRVGKRLVLTAEGFDLAEQAKELLERASDLAYRASNQGDLGGGTLRIGASPQTTAWLLSPAMAQFRGQNPSVRFVVNEGNNDKLIEMVEHGAAHLVVANLGINHLVAGQHLFDAQLLAVLPPDHNLRNRTSITIEDVADTPLLIMRRGFLTRHLFEQAALAHGVRPEIVLESDSTHTLRALARDGHGIAIVSSSARDFFHGENVVPIHSGLCHTSAEVSALWNPKRYQPKSMSGFVSVLAQICEQEAKLFV, translated from the coding sequence ATGCTTGAACTGAGAGAACTTCGAAATTTCGTCGTGGTTGCCGCCCGCCTGAACATCACCAATGCCGCTCACGAAGTGAACCTGAGCCAGCCAGCGCTTTCACGGCAGATTCAGGCGTTGGAGCGCAAATTGGGTGTCGATCTGTTCCATCGTGTTGGAAAACGATTGGTACTGACTGCAGAAGGCTTTGATTTGGCTGAACAGGCGAAAGAGCTTCTGGAACGAGCGTCTGATTTGGCCTACCGGGCGTCAAATCAGGGAGATCTGGGTGGTGGCACACTTCGCATAGGGGCATCACCACAGACAACCGCCTGGTTGCTTTCGCCCGCAATGGCGCAATTTCGGGGCCAAAATCCCAGCGTGAGATTTGTTGTGAACGAAGGCAATAATGACAAGCTGATCGAAATGGTTGAGCATGGTGCAGCCCATCTTGTCGTTGCCAATCTGGGCATCAACCATCTGGTTGCCGGACAGCATTTGTTTGATGCGCAATTGCTTGCGGTTCTGCCACCCGACCATAATTTGCGGAACCGGACCTCAATTACCATTGAAGATGTAGCGGATACGCCATTATTGATTATGCGGCGTGGATTTCTGACACGGCACCTGTTTGAACAGGCCGCTCTTGCACACGGGGTCAGACCTGAAATTGTTCTTGAAAGCGACAGCACTCACACCCTCAGGGCGCTTGCCCGTGACGGGCATGGTATAGCTATCGTCTCGTCTTCAGCACGGGATTTTTTCCATGGTGAGAATGTCGTGCCGATACATTCCGGTCTGTGTCATACTTCCGCTGAAGTCTCTGCTCTTTGGAACCCAAAACGCTATCAACCCAAAAGCATGAGCGGATTTGTGAGTGTACTTGCTCAAATCTGCGAACAGGAGGCTAAGCTTTTCGTTTGA
- a CDS encoding tripartite tricarboxylate transporter permease — protein METFLQGAADALQFSSVIAVIGGIFLGYVVGVLPGLSRPAALSVAVPITYAMSPIAAIAFLVGVTKASAAGGATGAILLNTPGEPSSAATTFDGHPLAKKGEATRALKVALYASVFGDLVATVVLILLAAPLASFALKMGPVEMVSVMIFALTFIAALSGSSLTRGVISGVFGLFLATIGLDPESATPRMTFGMIELFDGIPLIAATVGMLAFTEMMVQTQTMFAQRKSGASATRFAPETNKRLSRADIFRVFPVTLRATGIGIGAGILPGLGPTIGAFLSYAINKRMAKPGDCYGEGDLKGVAATEAADNAVLPASLIPLFAIGLPGSVSAAILVSAFMLHGVQPGPLVFEQHPRLIYGIYVSMIVASFVMLIVGRLGLTLFAKATRLPLIVIIPFVILFCVVGTYLQRDTIFPVLAMLTLGGVGFVMQRYGYSVITFLIGFVIGPLFELSLRQALIVTNHSISQIAQHPIAMVFLAASVFAVFFFIKRKA, from the coding sequence CTGAGCAGGCCCGCTGCATTATCGGTTGCGGTTCCAATTACCTATGCAATGTCACCGATAGCCGCAATTGCTTTTCTTGTGGGTGTCACAAAAGCAAGCGCAGCGGGCGGTGCAACCGGTGCAATCCTGTTGAACACCCCCGGCGAACCAAGTTCAGCTGCGACAACATTCGACGGCCATCCCCTGGCCAAAAAGGGCGAAGCGACGCGCGCGTTGAAGGTCGCTCTGTATGCATCTGTTTTCGGCGATCTGGTTGCCACCGTCGTACTGATCCTCCTGGCCGCGCCACTCGCGAGTTTTGCCCTGAAGATGGGGCCAGTCGAAATGGTCTCTGTCATGATATTTGCGCTTACATTCATTGCAGCTCTGTCTGGATCATCGCTGACGCGTGGCGTCATTTCAGGTGTTTTCGGTTTGTTTCTGGCAACCATCGGACTTGATCCGGAAAGTGCGACCCCACGCATGACATTTGGAATGATCGAGCTGTTTGATGGCATTCCTCTGATCGCCGCGACAGTCGGCATGTTGGCTTTCACAGAAATGATGGTTCAAACACAAACCATGTTTGCTCAACGCAAATCTGGTGCAAGTGCCACCCGATTTGCGCCAGAGACCAACAAACGCTTGAGCCGGGCCGACATATTTCGTGTTTTTCCGGTTACCTTGCGCGCAACCGGGATTGGAATAGGTGCAGGTATTTTGCCCGGTCTGGGTCCAACCATCGGTGCATTTCTATCCTACGCCATTAACAAGCGCATGGCCAAACCGGGCGACTGCTATGGCGAAGGTGACCTGAAAGGGGTGGCAGCAACTGAAGCCGCCGACAACGCCGTCCTGCCGGCCAGCCTGATCCCCCTGTTTGCCATCGGCTTGCCCGGAAGTGTCTCTGCCGCTATTCTGGTCTCGGCATTCATGCTCCACGGCGTTCAGCCTGGGCCACTGGTGTTTGAACAACATCCCCGCCTGATCTACGGCATTTATGTCTCGATGATTGTAGCCAGCTTTGTGATGCTTATCGTTGGACGCCTTGGTCTGACCCTGTTTGCCAAAGCAACGCGCCTGCCGCTGATAGTGATCATTCCTTTCGTAATACTCTTTTGCGTTGTGGGAACCTATCTTCAGAGGGATACGATTTTCCCTGTACTCGCCATGCTGACGCTGGGCGGAGTTGGATTTGTCATGCAGCGCTATGGCTATTCGGTCATCACATTCCTGATCGGGTTCGTGATTGGGCCGCTGTTTGAACTGTCTTTGCGGCAAGCCCTGATCGTGACAAACCATTCAATTTCGCAGATTGCGCAACATCCCATCGCAATGGTGTTTCTGGCAGCATCCGTCTTCGCCGTTTTTTTCTTTATCAAACGAAAAGCTTAG
- a CDS encoding 5-oxoprolinase subunit PxpA yields the protein MLTMNASTKRLCLDADMGESFGVYRHGNDAELIPLITSANIACGMHAGDPSVMARTVELAIAHGTCIGAHPGFNDIWGFGRREMNMPTKDIEYLVTYQIGALQAIAGAKGATVDYVKPHGALNNMAHYDPEIASAIARGIRAADRNLIFVANCLSEMVTSGQDQGLRVIHEAYCDRQYLPNGCLMPRAMKNAVISDPGIAVERTLLMLERQELEAFDGTKLTTPIETFCIHGDESSALPIAKAIRKSCEKNNIPTATIADMARP from the coding sequence ATGCTGACAATGAATGCTTCAACAAAAAGACTCTGCCTTGATGCAGATATGGGTGAGAGCTTTGGTGTCTATCGCCACGGCAACGATGCAGAGCTGATTCCGCTTATAACATCGGCAAATATCGCTTGCGGGATGCATGCGGGCGACCCAAGTGTGATGGCCCGAACCGTAGAGTTGGCGATTGCCCATGGAACATGCATCGGGGCTCATCCCGGATTCAACGATATTTGGGGGTTTGGTCGCCGTGAGATGAATATGCCGACCAAAGACATCGAATACCTTGTGACCTACCAGATAGGGGCATTGCAGGCCATTGCGGGCGCAAAAGGTGCGACTGTTGACTATGTCAAGCCTCACGGGGCGCTGAACAACATGGCGCATTATGATCCGGAAATTGCCTCCGCAATAGCACGCGGCATCCGAGCTGCCGATCGAAATCTGATCTTTGTCGCGAACTGTCTTTCAGAAATGGTGACCTCTGGGCAAGATCAAGGCCTGCGAGTGATCCATGAGGCCTATTGTGACCGGCAGTATCTGCCAAATGGCTGTTTGATGCCCCGTGCCATGAAAAATGCTGTGATTAGTGATCCCGGGATTGCCGTGGAACGCACGCTTTTGATGCTGGAAAGACAGGAATTGGAAGCTTTTGACGGTACGAAACTAACCACCCCCATTGAGACATTCTGCATTCATGGGGATGAGAGTTCAGCGCTCCCAATTGCAAAAGCAATTCGCAAAAGCTGCGAGAAGAACAACATCCCGACCGCCACGATTGCGGACATGGCAAGACCATAA